One Gammaproteobacteria bacterium genomic window carries:
- the pilQ gene encoding type IV pilus secretin PilQ yields MVARGLVCEREWIRAMMPRSAFRITILPTALALVLSALMSSFAAAAENAPAHRLEAVDFSALPGNRVQIKLSLSGVTPPPELLSFTIDNPARIAFDLQDTGSIVPKQKSVGVGVVRSINTVESRGRTRLVLNLDRLVQYETRTEGSAIFITLNSSVAESVAMAGSSQAQEADHAITRVDFNRGKLGEGRLVISLSDASIPVNVDEASGKIVVDFLGARLPKELERRMDVTDFATPVLRVDSFTSGSNIRMVIEANGKFEHLAYQTDKQFTLEVKPVTEAEQQAAEKKEFTGEHLSLNFQDIEIRAVLQIIADFTGMNMVTSDAVKGNVTLRLQNVPWDQALDIVLKSKGLAMRQMGNVILVAPAEEIAAREKQEFESQKQVSELAPLYSDLIQVNYAKASDIAVLLKAKENSMLSERGNVTVDDRTNSLLIRDTADKLVDIRKLVNKLDIPVRQVLIESRIVIANDDFSRDLGMRVGFSGAREHDGNGLIGVSGSLSGTDTMVGSAPLPVTTPVLSDRLNVNLPVSNPTGQIALAVLNSNYLVDLELSAMQAEGRGEVISSPRVITSNQNEASIEQGTEIPYTTASSSGATTVEFKKAVLGLKVKPHITPDDRIIMDLTVSKDSVGQVFQNVPSVDTRSVETQVLVDNGETVVLGGIYEQTRADEMDKVPFFGDLPLVGVLFRQSRHINDNSELLIFVTPKILKDSLAVR; encoded by the coding sequence ATGGTTGCCAGGGGTTTGGTTTGTGAACGGGAATGGATAAGAGCGATGATGCCTAGATCTGCATTTCGGATAACGATACTGCCCACGGCCTTGGCGCTGGTGTTGAGCGCCTTGATGTCGTCATTTGCTGCTGCCGCGGAGAATGCGCCGGCTCACCGGCTCGAGGCGGTCGACTTTTCGGCGCTGCCCGGCAACCGGGTGCAGATCAAGCTGTCCCTCTCCGGCGTGACGCCTCCGCCCGAGCTGCTCAGCTTCACCATAGATAACCCGGCGCGCATCGCCTTTGATCTCCAGGATACCGGGAGCATCGTGCCAAAGCAGAAGAGCGTAGGTGTCGGAGTCGTGCGCAGCATCAATACGGTTGAGTCACGCGGCCGGACCCGCCTGGTGCTGAACCTCGACAGGCTTGTGCAATATGAAACTCGCACGGAGGGCAGTGCGATCTTTATCACATTGAACTCCTCGGTCGCCGAGAGCGTCGCGATGGCGGGAAGTAGTCAGGCGCAAGAGGCGGACCATGCTATCACAAGGGTGGACTTCAACCGTGGCAAGCTGGGCGAGGGTCGGCTGGTGATCTCCCTGTCTGACGCCTCCATCCCCGTGAATGTGGATGAGGCATCGGGAAAGATCGTGGTGGATTTCCTCGGGGCGCGCCTGCCGAAGGAGCTCGAACGCCGCATGGACGTGACCGATTTTGCGACCCCGGTGCTCCGCGTCGACAGTTTTACTTCCGGCAGCAACATCCGCATGGTGATCGAGGCTAACGGTAAGTTTGAGCATCTGGCATACCAGACGGACAAGCAGTTCACCCTCGAAGTGAAGCCAGTAACTGAGGCTGAGCAGCAGGCGGCGGAGAAAAAGGAGTTTACCGGCGAGCACCTCTCGCTGAACTTCCAGGATATCGAAATCCGCGCAGTGCTGCAGATCATCGCAGATTTCACCGGCATGAACATGGTCACCAGCGACGCAGTCAAGGGCAATGTGACCCTGCGCCTGCAGAACGTGCCCTGGGATCAGGCTCTGGATATCGTCCTGAAGAGCAAGGGCCTTGCGATGCGCCAGATGGGCAATGTGATCCTGGTTGCTCCGGCGGAAGAGATTGCCGCTCGCGAAAAGCAGGAATTCGAGTCGCAGAAGCAGGTCTCCGAGCTGGCACCGCTGTACTCCGACCTGATCCAGGTCAACTATGCCAAGGCGTCCGATATTGCCGTGCTGCTCAAGGCAAAGGAAAATTCGATGCTTTCCGAGCGCGGCAATGTCACCGTCGACGATCGCACCAACTCCCTGCTGATCCGCGATACGGCCGACAAACTGGTGGATATCCGCAAGCTGGTCAACAAACTCGACATCCCGGTGCGCCAGGTGCTGATCGAGTCGCGCATCGTGATCGCCAACGACGATTTCAGCCGTGACCTCGGCATGCGGGTCGGTTTCAGCGGCGCGCGCGAGCACGACGGAAACGGTCTGATCGGTGTTTCCGGCTCCCTCAGCGGCACTGACACCATGGTGGGAAGCGCGCCGCTGCCGGTTACAACACCGGTTCTGAGCGACCGCCTCAACGTGAATCTGCCCGTCAGCAATCCGACCGGCCAGATCGCGCTCGCGGTGCTGAATTCCAATTACCTGGTGGATCTCGAGCTGTCTGCCATGCAGGCCGAGGGACGCGGCGAGGTGATCTCCAGCCCGCGCGTCATCACCTCCAACCAGAATGAGGCGAGCATCGAGCAGGGCACCGAGATTCCTTACACGACAGCGTCTTCCAGTGGAGCGACCACGGTGGAATTCAAGAAGGCCGTACTGGGACTGAAGGTGAAGCCGCACATCACTCCGGACGACCGCATCATCATGGATCTGACGGTCTCCAAGGACAGCGTTGGGCAGGTTTTCCAGAACGTGCCCAGCGTGGACACGCGCTCGGTAGAAACCCAGGTCCTGGTCGACAACGGCGAGACCGTAGTGCTGGGTGGCATCTACGAGCAGACCCGCGCCGACGAGATGGACAAGGTGCCATTTTTTGGTGATCTGCCCCTGGTCGGCGTCCTGTTCCGCCAGTCGCGCCATATCAATGACAACAGTGAGCTGCTCATCTTCGTGACGCCGAAGATACTCAAGGACAGCCTTGCGGTGCGCTGA
- a CDS encoding PilN domain-containing protein yields MTCINLLPWREIRRKEQQRQFFSVAAGAAVLMGLIVFYIHIHVGGMIELQSTRNKFLEDEIVKVEAKIVEIKTIEAKKEQLLARMNIIQQLQTRRPAIVHVFDELAKAVPSGMYLTNISQQGKLLVIEGVAQSNARVSAFMRNLDASDWFTSPRLEVIEADSKDLARTSHFKLAVSQVASEGDAEAAETANTETKKDPKQSAPKKAAKPNKAKK; encoded by the coding sequence ATGACCTGCATCAATCTTTTACCGTGGCGCGAAATTCGGCGCAAAGAGCAGCAGCGGCAGTTCTTCTCCGTCGCTGCCGGCGCAGCTGTGCTGATGGGCCTGATCGTGTTCTATATCCACATCCACGTCGGCGGCATGATCGAGCTGCAGTCCACGCGCAACAAATTCCTCGAGGATGAGATCGTCAAGGTAGAGGCAAAGATCGTCGAGATCAAGACTATCGAGGCCAAGAAGGAACAGCTGCTCGCGCGCATGAATATCATTCAGCAGCTCCAGACGCGCCGCCCCGCCATCGTCCACGTATTCGACGAGCTGGCCAAGGCGGTACCCAGCGGCATGTACCTGACCAACATATCCCAGCAGGGAAAACTGCTGGTGATCGAAGGGGTCGCGCAATCCAACGCCAGGGTGTCGGCGTTCATGCGCAACCTCGATGCCTCGGACTGGTTCACCAGCCCCCGGCTCGAGGTGATCGAGGCGGACAGTAAAGATCTGGCCCGGACCAGCCACTTCAAGCTTGCAGTCAGCCAGGTCGCGTCCGAAGGCGATGCGGAGGCAGCGGAGACCGCCAATACGGAAACCAAGAAGGATCCGAAGCAGTCAGCTCCGAAAAAAGCCGCAAAACCCAACAAGGCGAAGAAATAA
- the aroB gene encoding 3-dehydroquinate synthase — MKTLTVELGERSYPIYIGPGLLGRAELLTRHIKSRQVLVVTNQIVAPLYLETVRATLEGYRHETIVLPDGEEYKCMATLMQIFDALLGARFDRGVTLIALGGGVIGDITGFAAACYQRGVPFIQIPTTLLAQVDSSVGGKTGVNHPLGKNMIGAFHQPQCVVADTDVLNTLNERELRAGIAEIIKYGLICDAEFFLWLESNIDRLSASEPEALAFAVERSCRDKAAVVAADERESGIRALLNFGHTFGHAIETGMGYGAWLHGEAVAAGMCAAAELSAREGLLAPADARRAAELIARAGLPVRLPREIDPDRFLELMAVDKKVQAGKLRLILLKSIGAAVVTGQFELAKLRDSIEASGEGA; from the coding sequence ATGAAAACGCTGACCGTAGAGCTCGGTGAGAGGAGTTATCCGATCTATATAGGACCGGGCCTGCTTGGTCGCGCGGAGCTGCTCACCAGGCATATAAAATCGCGCCAGGTTTTGGTGGTCACGAACCAGATCGTGGCCCCGCTCTATCTTGAGACGGTGCGCGCCACCCTCGAAGGATACCGGCACGAGACGATCGTGTTGCCGGACGGCGAAGAGTACAAGTGTATGGCGACGTTGATGCAAATATTCGACGCCCTGCTCGGCGCCCGTTTCGACCGCGGCGTGACCCTGATCGCGCTCGGAGGCGGGGTGATCGGCGATATCACCGGTTTCGCAGCCGCCTGCTACCAGCGCGGCGTGCCCTTTATCCAGATTCCGACCACACTGCTGGCCCAGGTGGACTCCTCGGTGGGGGGCAAGACCGGGGTCAATCACCCGCTGGGCAAGAACATGATTGGGGCATTCCACCAGCCGCAGTGCGTTGTCGCCGACACCGACGTGCTGAATACTCTGAACGAGCGTGAGCTGCGCGCCGGCATCGCCGAGATCATCAAGTACGGACTGATATGCGACGCAGAGTTTTTCCTCTGGCTGGAATCAAACATCGACAGGCTGTCGGCCAGCGAACCGGAGGCGCTGGCCTTCGCTGTGGAGCGCTCCTGCCGTGACAAGGCCGCGGTCGTCGCCGCAGACGAGAGGGAAAGCGGGATCCGTGCGCTGCTCAACTTCGGTCACACCTTCGGCCACGCGATCGAGACCGGGATGGGGTATGGCGCATGGCTGCACGGCGAGGCGGTCGCGGCAGGCATGTGCGCCGCCGCCGAACTGTCCGCGCGTGAAGGTCTGCTCGCGCCGGCTGACGCACGGCGCGCCGCAGAACTGATCGCGCGCGCCGGATTGCCGGTGCGATTGCCCCGCGAGATCGATCCGGACAGGTTCCTGGAGCTGATGGCAGTTGACAAGAAGGTGCAGGCCGGGAAATTGAGGTTGATCCTGCTGAAGTCGATCGGCGCGGCGGTGGTGACGGGGCAGTTTGAGCTTGCGAAACTCAGGGATTCCATCGAAGCGAGCGGGGAAGGGGCGTGA
- a CDS encoding Ig-like domain-containing protein — MRYMESLRGRMRLVNGGHRVGAMTANSTGSAAMWNSVGKAVIVLMMLILAGCNEDNAFFDTTGTGTDTETSAESITMLASSPQLGSSGSVSVTITAIVKDGLNNLLAAVPVVFTADSGSLSVIQSITDDSGQAIATLDPGGDFTNRTITVTATTGNLSEAVDVNVTGTSMAISGENSATLGDTTSLIITLTDSDGDPISGKTVTVDSSLGNTLSAASLTTSSIGQATVNVTAVNAGADVITVSSQGATSTHTLAISGDQFQMTAPAANADINLGACQSIQVSWQQNGSPVSGSAVSFSATRGNLFSDAGCTVAATSSNTNGSGVATLFISSTNAGPSTLTAFVSGGPTTSRSVNFVATTPATIALQASPASIGPNDGSQTTQQQSTITAVVRDASNNLVKGKVIRFSIVEDNSGGTLTTATATTDDLGRASTTYVSSAATTAQNGVIIRATVDENTAINTTVSLTVSQSALFVRLGTGNSIEQLGETQYDKKYTVMVTDAGGNAVAGASIDIALNPDGYAKGFYVDNAGR, encoded by the coding sequence ATGAGATACATGGAATCATTACGGGGAAGGATGAGGCTGGTTAACGGCGGTCATCGTGTTGGAGCGATGACGGCCAATTCTACGGGAAGCGCAGCAATGTGGAACAGTGTGGGCAAGGCAGTCATCGTGTTGATGATGCTGATTCTGGCGGGGTGTAATGAAGACAATGCATTCTTCGATACCACCGGGACGGGTACCGATACGGAGACATCCGCAGAGAGCATCACGATGCTGGCCAGTTCGCCCCAGCTGGGCTCAAGCGGCAGTGTCTCGGTGACCATCACAGCCATCGTCAAGGACGGTCTCAACAATCTGCTGGCGGCTGTCCCGGTGGTGTTTACCGCCGACAGCGGCTCGCTTTCGGTCATCCAGTCCATCACGGATGATTCCGGTCAAGCCATAGCCACGCTGGATCCGGGCGGCGATTTCACCAACCGGACTATCACCGTTACCGCCACCACCGGCAACCTCAGCGAGGCTGTGGATGTGAACGTGACTGGCACCAGCATGGCGATCAGCGGGGAAAACTCGGCGACGCTGGGCGATACCACCAGCCTGATTATTACCCTGACCGATTCTGACGGGGATCCGATCTCCGGAAAGACCGTAACAGTGGACTCCAGTCTGGGTAATACACTGAGTGCAGCCAGTTTGACTACAAGTTCAATCGGCCAGGCCACGGTCAATGTCACGGCGGTCAACGCGGGTGCCGATGTGATTACCGTATCTTCCCAGGGAGCGACGTCAACTCATACCCTCGCCATCTCCGGGGATCAGTTCCAGATGACAGCGCCTGCCGCGAACGCCGATATCAATCTCGGCGCCTGCCAGTCGATCCAGGTCAGCTGGCAGCAGAACGGCAGCCCGGTCAGCGGCAGTGCGGTGAGCTTCTCCGCCACGCGTGGCAATCTCTTTTCTGACGCGGGCTGTACTGTCGCGGCCACGTCCTCCAATACCAACGGCAGCGGTGTGGCAACCCTGTTCATCTCGTCGACAAATGCGGGTCCGTCGACTTTGACCGCCTTCGTCTCCGGAGGGCCGACGACAAGCCGTTCGGTCAATTTCGTCGCGACGACGCCGGCGACAATCGCGTTGCAGGCCAGCCCCGCCTCGATCGGCCCCAATGACGGCTCACAGACCACCCAGCAGCAGTCGACCATCACGGCCGTCGTACGCGACGCGAGCAACAATCTGGTCAAGGGCAAGGTGATCCGCTTCTCAATCGTCGAGGACAACAGCGGCGGCACCTTGACCACGGCGACCGCGACCACTGATGACCTGGGCCGGGCTTCCACGACCTATGTCTCCTCGGCCGCGACCACCGCCCAGAACGGGGTAATAATTCGAGCCACCGTGGATGAGAACACTGCGATCAATACTACGGTATCGTTGACTGTGTCCCAGAGCGCCCTTTTCGTGCGCCTCGGCACCGGTAACAGCATTGAGCAGCTGGGAGAGACCCAGTACGACAAGAAATATACCGTGATGGTCACCGATGCCGGCGGTAACGCGGTGGCAGGGGCCAGCATCGACATTGCGCTCAATCCCGATGGATATGCCAAAGGATTTTACGTCGACAACGCGGGACGATGA
- a CDS encoding pilus assembly protein PilM — MFQLFNRTASPLIGLDISSTSVKLLELGQSGNRYRVESYAVVPLPQNAVEEKNISDVEAVGAAIKRAVSRAGTRTKNAAVAVAGSAVITKVINMPANLSDDELADQIQLEADQYIPYPREEVNLDFEVMGPSDKQEGTVDVLLAASRSENVDVRVAALELGGLNARIVDVEAFAMESAFSLLASQLPDNGVGKTIAVIDVGATMTTLSVSHDFKVIYTREQVFGGKQLTDEIMRRYGLSYEEAGLAKKQGGLPDNYEPEVLQPFKEAMAQQVSRSLQFFFSSSQHNSVDHIVLAGGCAAIPGVDALIEDKIGITASVANPFADMSLTSRINPEAIRSDASSLMIACGLAMRRFSER; from the coding sequence ATGTTTCAGCTTTTCAATAGGACGGCGTCGCCCCTCATCGGGCTCGACATCAGTTCCACTTCGGTGAAACTGCTCGAGCTGGGACAAAGCGGCAATCGCTATCGGGTGGAAAGCTACGCGGTGGTGCCTCTCCCCCAGAATGCTGTCGAAGAGAAGAACATCTCCGATGTCGAAGCCGTGGGCGCCGCGATCAAGCGTGCGGTGAGCCGCGCCGGCACGCGTACCAAAAACGCGGCCGTTGCCGTGGCCGGTTCGGCGGTGATCACCAAGGTGATTAACATGCCGGCCAACTTGTCCGACGATGAGCTGGCCGACCAGATCCAGCTTGAGGCTGACCAGTACATCCCTTATCCGAGGGAAGAGGTGAACCTCGATTTCGAGGTGATGGGCCCATCCGATAAGCAGGAGGGCACGGTCGACGTCCTGCTTGCCGCCTCCCGCAGCGAAAACGTGGACGTACGTGTGGCTGCCCTGGAACTGGGAGGGCTCAACGCCAGGATCGTGGATGTTGAGGCATTTGCCATGGAGTCGGCATTCTCCCTTCTCGCCAGCCAATTGCCCGATAACGGCGTTGGCAAGACCATCGCCGTCATCGACGTGGGAGCAACCATGACGACGCTGAGCGTGTCTCACGACTTCAAGGTTATATACACCCGCGAGCAGGTGTTCGGCGGCAAGCAACTGACCGACGAGATCATGCGCCGCTATGGCCTGTCTTATGAGGAGGCGGGTCTGGCCAAGAAGCAGGGCGGCCTGCCCGACAACTACGAACCCGAAGTTCTGCAGCCGTTCAAGGAAGCGATGGCACAGCAGGTGAGCCGTTCACTGCAGTTTTTCTTTTCGTCCAGCCAGCACAATTCGGTCGATCATATCGTCCTGGCGGGCGGCTGCGCAGCAATTCCCGGCGTGGATGCGCTGATTGAGGACAAGATCGGGATAACCGCATCGGTAGCAAACCCCTTTGCCGACATGTCGTTGACCTCACGCATCAACCCTGAGGCGATCCGGTCCGACGCCTCCTCGCTGATGATAGCGTGCGGCCTGGCCATGAGGAGGTTTTCCGAGCGATGA
- the aroK gene encoding shikimate kinase AroK codes for MKSRDNVFLIGPMGSGKTTIGRHLAKALKLEFVDSDHAIEQRTGADIPWIFDIEGEQGFRRRERSVIEELTRRHGIVLATGGGAVIDPLNRADLAAHGVVVFLSASVDKILSRTAKSQNRPLLQTEDPRSRVKELLTARDPLYREIADIIVETDKRGVKSTVDLILQQIRRDAGKSVKGKSPPAGRSRNRRQEIPT; via the coding sequence ATGAAATCCCGGGATAACGTCTTCCTGATCGGCCCCATGGGTTCAGGCAAAACCACCATCGGCCGTCATCTGGCCAAGGCCCTCAAGCTTGAATTTGTTGACAGCGACCATGCCATAGAGCAGCGCACCGGAGCGGATATCCCGTGGATCTTCGATATCGAGGGTGAGCAGGGGTTCCGCCGGAGAGAACGCTCAGTCATCGAAGAGCTGACCCGTCGGCACGGTATCGTGCTGGCGACCGGCGGGGGAGCGGTGATCGACCCGCTCAATCGCGCCGACCTGGCGGCGCATGGCGTCGTGGTGTTCCTGAGTGCATCGGTGGACAAGATCCTGAGCCGGACGGCCAAGTCGCAGAACCGACCACTCCTGCAAACCGAGGATCCTCGCTCCCGTGTAAAAGAACTTCTGACCGCACGCGACCCCCTCTACCGCGAAATCGCGGATATAATCGTCGAAACGGATAAGCGGGGGGTTAAAAGCACGGTTGACCTTATCCTGCAGCAGATCCGCCGTGATGCCGGCAAGTCTGTGAAGGGCAAGTCTCCACCGGCAGGCAGGTCCCGAAACCGCAGGCAAGAAATACCGACGTGA
- a CDS encoding type 4a pilus biogenesis protein PilO: MNLKIDLAQLRNIDFNDVSRWPMSMKAVAVAFISVAVLGAGLWLDTRRQLDTLESIRQKEKTLKADFLGKQEKAANLDAYKAQMEEMRRSFGAMLRQLPSKTEVAELLVDISQTGLQTGLEFELFKPEGERPADFYAELPITIKVAGSYHEFGQFVSDIATLPRIVTLQDFSIGPMSQKSGSKSQGGKNAQDKKAENASQDMLMMEVTAKTFRYLEEEELLDEEGGAS, from the coding sequence ATGAATCTCAAGATTGATCTTGCCCAGCTGCGCAACATCGATTTCAACGATGTGAGCCGCTGGCCGATGTCCATGAAGGCGGTTGCGGTCGCATTCATCAGCGTGGCCGTGCTCGGAGCGGGCCTGTGGCTGGACACCCGGCGCCAGCTGGATACCCTTGAGTCAATCCGTCAGAAGGAGAAGACGCTTAAGGCCGATTTCCTGGGAAAACAGGAAAAAGCCGCCAACCTGGATGCCTACAAGGCTCAGATGGAGGAAATGAGGCGCTCTTTCGGTGCCATGCTGCGCCAACTGCCCAGCAAGACCGAGGTCGCCGAACTGCTGGTAGACATCTCCCAGACCGGGCTGCAGACGGGGCTCGAATTCGAGCTGTTCAAGCCCGAAGGCGAGCGGCCAGCGGATTTTTATGCCGAACTGCCGATAACCATCAAGGTGGCCGGCAGTTATCACGAATTCGGGCAATTCGTCAGCGATATCGCCACGTTGCCTCGCATCGTCACGTTGCAGGATTTTTCCATCGGACCGATGAGCCAGAAGTCGGGTAGCAAGAGCCAGGGCGGCAAGAACGCCCAGGACAAGAAGGCAGAGAACGCCAGCCAGGACATGCTGATGATGGAAGTGACCGCTAAGACCTTCCGTTACCTGGAAGAGGAAGAACTGCTGGACGAGGAGGGCGGGGCGTCATGA
- a CDS encoding pilus assembly protein PilP, which produces MRESKRRRLLNGTTAALLCCMLAACSDSGMSDLRQFVDDAKMKKGRVESLPEFKPVETFAYSGEKMKDPFATWKSDAKLAAQDSGALQSIRPDITRRKEILENFPLDTLRMMGTFDYRDGKWGLVKAPDGIIYKVREGHHLGQNYGKVISVQEKNIMLTEVVPDGLGGWEEREASLGISTE; this is translated from the coding sequence ATGCGTGAAAGCAAGCGTCGACGCCTGCTGAATGGAACGACGGCAGCGCTGCTCTGCTGTATGCTTGCGGCCTGCAGCGACAGCGGGATGTCTGATCTGCGCCAGTTCGTGGATGATGCAAAGATGAAGAAGGGGCGGGTAGAATCCTTGCCGGAGTTCAAGCCGGTGGAGACCTTTGCCTACAGCGGCGAGAAGATGAAAGATCCTTTCGCCACCTGGAAATCGGACGCCAAGCTCGCCGCGCAGGACAGCGGCGCCTTGCAGAGCATCCGTCCTGACATCACCCGGCGCAAGGAGATTTTGGAAAATTTCCCCTTGGATACGCTTCGCATGATGGGAACATTCGACTATCGGGACGGAAAGTGGGGGTTGGTGAAGGCTCCCGATGGGATCATCTATAAAGTAAGAGAAGGGCACCATCTCGGACAGAATTACGGCAAGGTCATCAGTGTGCAGGAAAAGAATATCATGCTGACCGAGGTTGTGCCGGACGGACTGGGGGGGTGGGAGGAGCGAGAGGCTTCCCTGGGTATCAGTACGGAATGA
- a CDS encoding penicillin-binding protein 1A, which yields MTYPRKLLLAGLLGIGGTALLGALGLAVSYLVIAPNLPPIEALQDIRLQVPMRVYTRDGRLIAEFGEQKRTPIRYEETPQLMIKAILAAEDDRFFEHPGVDYQGILRAALNLARTGEKSQGGSTITMQVARNFFLTSEKTYLRKLSEIFLALKIDKELPKEEILELYLNKIYLGNRAYGVAAAAHTYYGASVANLSLAQIAMIAGLPKAPSRYNPLADPEHAIARRNYVLRRMRELGYIDAAGYAQAAQAPDDAKLHGASMEVEADYLAEVVRAAMIERYGEQAAYTSGFKIYTTLDSRLQQAATDSLRAALLAYDRRHGFRGAEGRINLAQLSDEPAWTAALRSHEEVGGLIPALVARVVEQGITVKLADGKNVDIAWEGLSWAQPYISENRRGAIPQSAADVVRIGDIVRIASTPDGWHLAQIPAAQGALVSLDPEDGAVTTLVGGFDFQRSKFNRVTQALRQPGSSFKPFLYSAALEKGFTPATLINDAPVVFDDPALESAWRPENYTGEFFGPTRLRVALVNSRNLVSIRLLRSIGIDYCLDYLTRFGFQASDIPRNLSLALGSASVTPLQLAAGYAVFANGGHRVQPYFIDRIVGANEEVISRTVPDRVCLECEDTPEDEAEPAELVIAPAHDTTSLPEFNHAKRTISAQNAYLMTSMMRDVVQIGTGVRAKQLGRGDIAGKTGTTNDQRDAWFVGFTSDIVAVSWVGFDKPQALGNGETGGRAALPMWIAFMREALRGTPEHPLDRPPGLVTVRIDPASGLLARSSQSNGIFETFFTDNAPRQYAGSIPTAAGGDTQGTTAPLAPEQLF from the coding sequence ATGACTTACCCGCGCAAACTACTCCTCGCCGGCCTGCTTGGCATTGGCGGAACGGCACTGCTTGGCGCCCTCGGCCTGGCCGTCAGTTACCTGGTTATTGCACCCAATCTGCCGCCCATAGAGGCGCTGCAAGACATCCGGCTACAGGTGCCCATGCGAGTTTATACCCGAGACGGCCGACTTATAGCCGAATTCGGCGAACAGAAACGTACGCCGATCCGGTACGAGGAGACGCCGCAACTCATGATCAAGGCGATCCTCGCGGCCGAGGACGACCGCTTCTTCGAGCATCCAGGCGTCGACTACCAGGGCATTCTGCGCGCTGCGTTGAACCTGGCGCGTACGGGGGAAAAATCCCAGGGGGGAAGCACAATCACCATGCAGGTGGCGCGCAACTTCTTCCTGACCAGCGAGAAGACCTATCTGCGCAAGCTCAGCGAGATCTTCCTGGCTCTGAAAATAGACAAGGAGCTTCCCAAGGAGGAAATCCTGGAGCTCTATCTCAACAAGATATATCTCGGCAACCGCGCCTACGGCGTCGCGGCGGCCGCCCACACCTACTATGGAGCGAGCGTTGCGAACCTGTCACTCGCCCAGATCGCAATGATCGCCGGCCTTCCGAAGGCACCTTCGCGTTACAATCCGCTGGCGGATCCGGAACATGCCATAGCGCGCCGCAACTATGTACTGCGGCGCATGCGCGAACTCGGCTATATCGACGCCGCCGGGTACGCACAGGCCGCGCAGGCCCCCGACGATGCGAAGCTCCACGGCGCGTCGATGGAGGTCGAGGCCGATTATCTCGCCGAGGTGGTTCGTGCAGCCATGATCGAGCGCTACGGAGAACAAGCCGCCTACACTTCCGGGTTTAAGATCTATACGACGCTGGATTCGCGCCTGCAGCAGGCCGCTACCGACTCGCTGCGCGCCGCCCTGCTAGCCTACGATCGTCGCCACGGTTTCCGCGGGGCCGAGGGCCGCATCAACCTCGCCCAGCTCTCTGACGAACCTGCATGGACCGCGGCACTGCGCAGTCATGAAGAGGTCGGCGGACTGATACCCGCGCTCGTCGCGCGGGTGGTGGAACAGGGGATCACCGTGAAACTGGCCGATGGAAAGAATGTCGACATCGCCTGGGAAGGCCTGTCGTGGGCACAGCCTTACATCAGCGAAAACCGGCGCGGCGCGATCCCGCAGTCTGCCGCCGATGTGGTCCGCATCGGAGACATCGTGCGCATCGCATCTACCCCCGACGGCTGGCATTTGGCGCAGATTCCCGCGGCACAGGGCGCATTGGTCTCACTGGATCCAGAAGACGGTGCCGTCACCACGCTCGTGGGCGGATTCGATTTCCAGCGCAGCAAGTTCAATCGCGTCACGCAGGCCCTGCGCCAGCCGGGCTCCAGTTTCAAGCCGTTCCTCTATTCCGCTGCGCTGGAAAAAGGTTTTACGCCAGCGACGCTGATTAACGACGCACCAGTAGTCTTCGATGATCCGGCCCTGGAAAGCGCCTGGCGACCGGAAAACTATACCGGAGAATTCTTCGGCCCCACCAGGCTGCGGGTAGCGCTGGTGAATTCACGCAATCTCGTTTCGATTCGCCTGCTGCGCTCAATAGGCATCGACTACTGCCTCGATTACCTGACCCGCTTCGGCTTTCAGGCCAGTGATATCCCGCGTAATCTCTCGCTCGCACTCGGCAGCGCCTCGGTCACACCATTGCAGCTGGCCGCTGGATACGCGGTTTTCGCCAACGGCGGCCATCGAGTCCAGCCTTATTTCATCGATCGCATTGTCGGGGCGAACGAGGAGGTTATATCCCGGACGGTTCCCGACCGTGTCTGCCTGGAGTGCGAAGATACGCCAGAGGACGAAGCAGAACCCGCTGAGCTCGTGATTGCACCTGCCCATGACACGACATCCTTGCCGGAATTCAACCATGCCAAACGGACGATCTCAGCGCAGAACGCCTATCTGATGACTTCAATGATGCGCGACGTGGTCCAGATCGGCACCGGCGTGCGCGCGAAACAGCTCGGGCGCGGAGATATTGCAGGAAAAACCGGCACGACAAACGACCAGCGCGACGCATGGTTCGTCGGCTTCACTTCTGACATAGTGGCCGTCAGCTGGGTCGGCTTCGACAAGCCACAGGCGCTCGGCAATGGTGAAACCGGGGGGCGCGCCGCGTTGCCGATGTGGATCGCCTTCATGCGCGAGGCTCTGCGCGGGACTCCGGAACATCCGCTGGACCGGCCGCCGGGTCTAGTGACGGTACGTATCGATCCGGCCAGCGGCCTGCTCGCCAGGAGCAGTCAGTCGAACGGGATTTTCGAAACCTTCTTCACCGACAATGCGCCACGACAATACGCCGGCTCGATACCCACCGCAGCCGGTGGCGACACCCAAGGGACTACGGCACCGCTGGCGCCGGAACAGTTGTTCTGA